gtgccgccgctgcctgggCTGACGGTGGAAGCGGCGTCTGGGCGGCGAGTCGTGTTCCGTGAGTCGCAGGTGCTTCAGGACCTCGACCAGCtcgtgacggtgctgctcacAGCCTATGGCTTTTCAATCCAGCACTGGGACAACGAACGAGGACGCGTGCTTCTCACGCTGCCTGGGCTTATGTAAGAGAGGGATGAGGCGATGGAAATCCTCTTCCCTTCACACGAACGCGCACATAAACACTCGCAACAAGCCAAAGAAAGCACGACAGCACGGCACACAGCGTACCTTTCTttccgcctctttctcttccaaTCTCTGGCAGTGCGTGGCTTACAAGCACACCTTGATGTACCCATGTAAACATGCGCCCCTCACACATGCACTGGTAGCAGGCTGCCATGCGTTAAGGGGACTGTTTTCCTCAGCCCCCACTCGCTCgattctctccttctcctttctgcGAATACTATTGCTCTCTCCTGTCTGCATCTTACTTGGTCTACACACTCATggctgtctgtgtgtgcgtgtatcgCCATCGTACTACGATACTTATCCAGCATCGTCCTGTTGTAGGAGCTCTTTCTCCTCAGCTGTAGAGGCACCGCGCGGGCACGGTGAAAGAGACGCTGagcacccacacgcacacacacacacacacacacacgcgcgcagacaTGGacaaagaagggggaaaTGCAGAAAACACTCTTTGATCTTATGTGGAAGGGCACAAGTAGCGGCAcaaccgccgccaccgcgaccgctgccgcaggtagagagcggcagctgtCCTCGACTTCGAACGACCAGAACATCACGCTCCGGACGGACTCCCCGCCTAGAAAGTACGCCAAGACACAGTGTGAGAGCAGTCATCGCCGCAGTAGCTCCAGAGAACGCGAAAGTGATAACCTGAAGGGTGCCTCTAGAGATGACGCGATTGACCTCGATGCGAGTGTGTCAGTCCCACTGCCCGGGCCAACACGGCCCCAGCAGGAACAGGACGGTGTCAttgaggaggcgaagaaTGCCTCCAGAAGCACTACTGCACCTGCtggctctgctgccgctgcctcctccgtcaGCAGTAGCCGTTGGCTTGCCGGCCTCATCACCAACCCTGAGTGGAGGGACTTCTTGGCTCCCATTACGGCTGATTCGTGGCGAAAGGGTGCTTTTATCCGCATTGAACGCTTTCTCgatgaggagaaggaaaagggcagAGTCATACTGCCGCCCGCCGCGGACATCTTCAACGCTTTCAACAGCTGTCCGTTTCGAGGTTTGAAGGTGGTCCTGCTCGGCCAGGACCCGTACCACGATCTTCACCAAGCGCATGGGCTCTGCTTCTCCGTCTTGCCCGAAGTGCCGCTTCCGCCGAGTCTGCGCAACATATACAAGGAGCTCACGACAGACATTGCGGGTTTTCAGGCACCAAAGCACGGCTACCTGCAGAGCTGGTCGGAGCAGGGGATGCTGATGCTCAACGCGACTCTGACTGTTGAG
This region of Leishmania panamensis strain MHOM/PA/94/PSC-1 chromosome 18 sequence genomic DNA includes:
- a CDS encoding uracil-DNA-glycosylase, putative (TriTrypDB/GeneDB-style sysID: LpmP.18.0660), with amino-acid sequence MQKTLFDLMWKGTSSGTTAATATAAAGRERQLSSTSNDQNITLRTDSPPRKYAKTQCESSHRRSSSRERESDNLKGASRDDAIDLDASVSVPLPGPTRPQQEQDGVIEEAKNASRSTTAPAGSAAAASSVSSSRWLAGLITNPEWRDFLAPITADSWRKGAFIRIERFLDEEKEKGRVILPPAADIFNAFNSCPFRGLKVVLLGQDPYHDLHQAHGLCFSVLPEVPLPPSLRNIYKELTTDIAGFQAPKHGYLQSWSEQGMLMLNATLTVEAHKANSHSKTSGWAAFTDAVIQHLSQHHPNRLVFLLWGGYAQQKKRLIDASRHVVLENVHPSPLSANRGWFGCRCFSACNEALQRMSHLPMYWQLPLNAPLH